From the genome of Syngnathoides biaculeatus isolate LvHL_M chromosome 4, ASM1980259v1, whole genome shotgun sequence:
GAAGAATACCTTTCAGTAAAGGCAATGCCTAGTTGGCTTCTGATGCAGCAGTACTGAAGGGGAGTACAGATGAACATGCATTCTCAGTTGTTTTGTGTCCTCAAGTGTCCAGTCAAACTGACCTTGTTCGCATGCCTTCCTCAAAGGGTTTTCTTGTTGGTGTGTGTTCTTTTATGTTTTACCATGTTTGACTTCAGCGCAAACGTTCTACCACAAAATGAGCAAcaaaaggtttttcaccagtgtgtgttctcatgtgtgTTTCTAAACTGTCTTTTCTGGAGAAGGCTTTGGTGCAAGTTGAGCAACTAAatggtttttctcccgtgtgcgaTACAAGGCTGTGTTTCTGAATGaacatttgaccacaaactgggCAACTAAAGgatttttctccagtgtgtattttcatgtgtgATGCCACGTATGACttatgagaaaatgtttttatcgCACATTGAGGAATGAAAGGGTTTCTCCCCTGCGTGTGTTCTCATGTGCGATACCAGGTTGTGTTTTTGAATGAATGTCTGATGACAAACTAAGCAACGAAATGGTTTTTCTCCTGTTTGTATTTTCAAGTGTGATACCATTTGTGACTTTTGAGAGAATGTTTTACCACAAAATGAGCAATAAAAGGGGTTTtcccctgtgtgtgttttcatgtgttttacCATGCTTTGCTTTTGATTGAATCTTTTACCACACATTGAACAGCAAAAtggtttttcaccagtgtgtgttctcatgtgtgACGTCATAGTTCGCTTTATagtgaatcttttaccacaaatgaGCAACAAAAAGGTTTTTCTCATGTGTGATGCCATGTGGGACGTTTGAGAAAATCTTTTTTCACACAATGAGCATTGAAAGGGTTTTTCTCTGGTGTGTATTCTCATGTGTTTTACCATGTTGGACTTATGGGAAAATGTTTTACTACAAACTGGGCAATGaaaaggtttttcaccagtATGTGTTCTCATGTGTGCGACCATGGCTCGCTTTAGAGAGAATGTTTTATCACAAACAGAACAATAAAAGGGGTTTTCCCCCGCGTGCGTGTTCTTGTGTTGTATTAGTTGTTGTTTCTGAGAGAACATGTTACCAGAAACTAAACAATTAAAAGgttttttctcctgtgtgtgttctcaCGTGTGCCACCATATTTCGCTTTAGTGTGAACCTtttaccacaaattgagcaaGAAAAAGACTTCactcctgtgtgtattttcatgtgtgATACCACATGTGATGTTTGAGAGAACGTCTTATCGTGCATCGAGCAACAAtaggggttttctccggtgtgTATTCTTATTTGCTTTATCATGTTTGACTTATGAGAGAATGTTTTACCACaagttgagcaaaaaaaaaaaaaattttctccCGTGTGTATTCTAATGTGTGAGACCATGTTTGATTTCAGAGTGAATATTTTACCGCACAATGAGCAATtaaagggtttttctcctgtgtgtgttctcGTGTGTTGTACCACTTTTGACTCAGGAGAGAATGTTTTATTACACAATGAGCAACGGAAGAGTTCTTCATTActgtgtgttctcatgtgtcTAACAAATGCTATTTTTGTGAAACCTTTACCACAAATTATGCAGGTAAAACTTTGTTTGCACATTTGTGACATTTCCTTGTTGTTTTTACTGCATTTCAACTCTTTGTTGTCACCTTCAAAGTTTGAGTCGTTCTCCATGTCGTTGCTGCCTGACAGTGGCGCTAAAAGGTTGCCTGATAGTGGTTCTCCACAGTGGCCTCCGCTTGGACTGTGGTGATGAAGCTTTGACCATTCAAGTCGTTCGTCTTTGTCTTCACTCTTCATAGAGACATCAGTCAGTGGCAACTGGCTGatatccaacttgttcacttCCTCTTTAACCGTTGGAGTCTTTAGATCCATCTCCTTGTCTTTAACGCGGCGTGTCTGTGGATCCTCGTGCGCAAAACTGGAGTGATCCCCATGCAACCGGGGGAGAGGTTCTTCCTGATGAACAATCTGGTGCtggaaatttcaaaataaaatatacatataaaagtGGTTACGCCTCACGATGCTATAGTACGTCTTTCATTGCTGTAATTGGATCTCTAGTGGAACTGCAAATCCAAAAGCAGGGACTTTTGACAGCATGGTGGATGAagggaaaattatttttctgttaTTTATGGGACAAAGAAAACAGAACATATTACCAACTGTAAAGTCATTTAAGGAAATAAGATCTCTCTTGACTGAATGCACGTCTGTCCAGCACACACAATTGAGTCTGGGGTACACCAAGGGTCAATTCTTTTTATTATAAGATATttgtgtttcagatcaaaagattaatatgagacaaaagttgaCTTTTCCAGCTTTGATTTCCcagtatttacatctagatgtgttaacGCAAGATACAACACCTTTTGTTAGAAGTCAATTTTCAAGTGAGAAAAAGTACTGCAATAGACATTAAACTAActtaaagtgaataacatttaatatttggtgacATAAGCCTTACTTGATCAACACTATGGTCCAATGACTTGACCAGATTGTTACattcttcatttttaaattattttccaggTGCTTCCTGGAGCCtctatcagttttttttttttttttttgtcccttcagTCTCTTCTTTAGGAGGTAAAATACACACAGTGGTTGTCAAATACGGGGGCACGCCTCTTATGACAGGCTAGGTGTGGGCCTACGAAGAACATTTTATattatatcatccatccatccattttcttggtcgtttatcctcacgagggtcacaggactgctggagcctatcgcagctgtcaacggggaggaggtggcttacaccctgaactggttgccagccaatcgcagggcacaaaaagccgcactcacaatcacaccgaggtgcaatttagagtgtccaattaatgttgcatgttttttggaatgtggaaagaaaccagagtgcccggaggaaacccacgcaggcacggggagaacatgcaaactccacacagcagatctgggattgaacctaggacctcagaactgtgtggtcaacgctttaccagctgatccaccatgtcgCTCCGCCatgttatattatattaattatattatattatattacattatattacattatattatattacattatattatattacattatagtatattacattatattatttattaaagtCATATATATAATCAACATTGTTACTCTTTACAACTTTTAAGATGCAAAGATGATCATGATTGGTTAATCAGGTGTTTGTATGTTGCAGAGAAAAACCAACAgaatgttttgattttcttaATGCGCCCAAATGCATTTCGTAAAAGGACGTAAAAGGACctctccgtacagggcacttaaccacgcctcctgaagtgacgtcacgccgcgTGCGCTTACGTCGAACGTTAACTTTCGTGTTTTGCATCTTCGATGGTGGTTTTACGGCAGCCGTGCCCCTGGTAACGTACGGCCGCCATCCTGCAGGGGTATAAAATTGCGCCAAGAAAAGAGCCTAGAAAgacaaaacaggatttgaaaagTGATTCAGGGGGCGAATGTCCAGATAAGATTGTCAAAAAGccacatttctttgttttttctcatttcctaTTCaatagtataaaaaaatattcaccatATGGGGCAAGAGCAGGTATTAAGCAAGACTGTAGTTACACATATACTGTTTAttgaccaccaaaaaaaaaaaaaaaaaacaacatgcattTTTTAAGCACACATGACGTCGCGGAATGACCAGCGAGTTGAATAAGCCTTGAGGTGCTGCGGTGAATAGGCCacggatctaaaaaaaaaaagaggctggatcgctcattggccaccaaaactgaaatcGCCATCCACCATcctgatactcccaaaacagccatgtgacctgtgcgttaattgccagtttcgtggctgtgagaaaacattccacaggtaagttaaaaagatttactttgacacttgtaaagtttgtttgtaaaggttattttattttctgatgagcttaattcacttgaagaaAGTGTTCTTTacagttattgttgttgtttactgttcactctctgcttcacctttataggccaatgttttttcgcaaaaaggGGTGtagatattttcccaaacttcatcagtggataagcaagaaaacatattttcagttAAATTTTTGATAAATTACTTAATAtcgaactctgcaaattgaagttgattttcaaatgcaaggaagaaaatgtctgaaataggacgtcacagaaacaacaaatgaacaactcGAACAATGCACACTAAGGAACCACTGAGgtgcagaaaagaaaaagcaacacGAGCCTACAagtgtggaagaaaatggatgcatggaggGATTTATATGAGCAGAAATTAGTCTTTCCTGCGTGTGACTGTTTTTGCTGTTGCTGgtgaatttttcaaaaacatctgTAAAGTTATTTTTCTAGGATAAAATTGTCACGGGTTggacattgtatttattttatgggGGGATACGAACATTCGAGGACATTGAAATTTGTTCCTTGGGAGGGGAAATTTGATTCAAAGAATATGAGGTCGACTTGACATGCCGTGATATTGTAGGGAGGCTActtataatgtttttttctctgttgTTGTGCGTCCGCATGTGTACAGTTAAACTGGTCCTATGAGCATAGCTTTCGCCACACACTGAGCAAATAAATGGcttttctcccgtgtgtgttctcatgtgtgTTACTAGATTATGTTTTAAAGAGAATGACAGACCACAAACGGAGCAAGAAAACGCTTTCTCTCCCGTGTGTGCTCTCATGTGTGCTATCATGCCGACCTTTTGCGAGAACGTTTTAGCGCACAATGAGCAACTAAATGGTTTTTCACccgtgtgtgttctcatgtgcGTTTCACGATTTTGTTTTAAAGAGAatgttttaccacaaactgaacaactAAAAGGTCTTTCTCCTTTGTGTATCCTCGTGTGTGAgaccagattttgtttttgagaaaatgttttatcaCAGACTGAACAactaaaaggtttttctcccgtgtgtatTCTCATATGTGCTACCATGTTTGGCTTTTGAGAGAATGATCTACCACAAACTAAACAACTAAatggtttttctcctgtgtgtgtcCTCCCGTGTGCCGCCATCAGTCGCTTTTGAGTGAATGTTTTCCCACAAATTGagcagcaaaatgttttttctccagtgtgtattttcatgtgtgTGACCACATGAGATGTTTGACTGAATGTTTTTTCGCACAATGGGCAATGATatggtttttctcctgtgtgcgtTCGCATGTGTTTAACCATGTCTGACTTCAGCGTCACTGTTTTACCACATTTTGAGCAACAgaagggtttttctcctgtgtgggtTCTCGTGTGTGATACCGTGTATGATTTATGAGAGAATGTATTATCACACACTGAGCAGTGAAAGTGgttttctcctgtgtgtgttttcctgtgTTTTACCATGTTTGGGTTTAGAGTGAACTTTTTACCGCAAGTTGAGCAACACAATGGTTTCTCTCCTatgtgtgttctcatgtgtgATACCAGGTTTGACTTCACAGTGAATGTTTTACCACACAATGAACAGATAAAGGAGTTTTCTCCTGTATCTGTTCTCACGTGTCTAATCATGTGATTTGTAATGTAAATTTTACCACAGACGGAACAGGTAACATGTTGTTTACGTATTTGTGAGGTTTCCTTGTTGCCGAGAGTTGTCTTCTTTTCAGATGATTTTAATGGATTGTGGTAACCCTCACAATCCGTGTCACTCCTCAAAGCTTCTTCCATGTCGTCACTGTCTGACAGTGGCGCTAGGACTTTGTCTGGTGGTGGTCCCCCACAGTGGTCTCCACCACACGAGCTGTGTTGATGAAGCTGTGAAAATTTGTGTGGTTCTTCATGATCATCTTCATTCTTAACGGAGACACCAGTCTTTGGCAACTTGCTGACATCAAAGACAGTCTCTTCCTCTTTAATATGTGGATGCTGTGGAATCATTGCATCCTCCAACTCAAGTATGGAGCTCGGCCACGGAGGCTGAGAGGGATTTTCTTCTTGATGAGCAGTCACATCCTGGAGGTCTACATGGCACAAGTAAGAGTTTTGGTCACAGATATTGAACACGTTCATTATTTAAGATTCTTGGACACGACCTGTTTTGGGCCCTGAAAATGAGATTAATTAAGCAGAGAAATAGAAATCCAACAGGGGGAGAGAAAGGCTAACTTTGAAACGTTTCTTATCCTCATGTGTTAAATTTATTAAACTATTGAAGTTGTTTTGGTGTGAATATTAATCATTCCACTGCGAGTTCCTTAAATATTAAAagtagaagatgaatggatatttggaCAAACCTTTACTGTACAACACAATGCCATTTCCGCCATCAGTTTCCAGTTGTTTTCCTCGTCGCATGTTCGCCTCGAACGACGCCATTGTTCTGTTAAACAGTTGCAATATGTTTAATTCCACTCCTGTAACATCTATCTCAACTTTCTAATGAGTATCCACTGGATTTCACCTAGTCGCCGTGACACTGTCTTTGTGTTGCCTTGAATCCACCCTGACTTCCGCCTTTTTCTTCTTCGCCGCTGTTTTTTTGGGAGATGGGGCAGACGTTTCCATGGCAACGCACGACCGCAAGGCTGCGGCGCCATCGAGGACGCTTCAAATATAAAAGCAAGAAAGACGAAGCAGTGCGAAAACTAACCGTTTTTCAATGAATTCCGTGAAACATCACATCTCAAAAGCCAAGGCGTAAAGAAGCAGATTTTGTTGACGAAAAAGTAGTCGCGCTGTGGTCCAAGCGTGACCGAATCAGGGGAAATTTCGAATTGTGTCAGCCTCCatctccacacagtcggggacACGCGTTTTACTTTTACCTGTCCCTCCTTTTCAGATGACTCATCTGTGAGATACGCTTCTGTTTTCCAGAAACcagggtttgaaattttggatACATCGAGAACTTTTACTTGCAGCTACGTTATCCATACAGACCGTTTCCATTCTTCACTCAAGGCTATAAATCTCAGCAATTGCGTCcgttaatttattattttgtttgttttaacagcTGAACTGTAAGCGAAacgaacaagaccccaagggGAGCTGCGAAGACGACCgccccaacatggccgccacggaGGCACGTCGGTTCTACGAGGAAGCAGAAaaaaacgaagaagaagaaaacgaagaagaagaaaacaagcaaaaagcaGTCTCTCTTCACGTCAACAAAACGCGAGGCTGAAGCGTTCTGCTCCCTCTACTCGTTGAACTATCTTTAACATCAAGATGTTGAGAGAGTTGGTAAGGGAGCGACTCATTGCGGCCGCCGACGAAATCTTCAGACTGTTTGAAAGAACGATAGTGTCGTACGAGGAGCAACTTTCTCGGGCGAGGGAGGAGACAGAGAGACACCGACGACTGTTGGAAGGTGATTGCAACAATCAAATTGTCATGCGCAACCAAGGTGTCTTCATTCATCTTGTACTtcatatatttacaatattttatttggcTTTTCACAAAAAGTGACTTGAAGGTATCTTCTTTCACAACACACGATACAATCGGACAGTCTAAATTTGACATGATCATTTTTTTACGATAATTTGAACTGCGTAACTTTGATAACTTTAAATGatagaaataatttttaaatatagctgaaaaaatgaaacaagttCTCTTTCTGGATTGTTTAACTACCGCTGTCCCTTCCGGCACATATATCACCTCACGATAAATATCAAATTGACAGCAGTTCCTCgagacaataaaaacaaaaaatgagctAGCTGCTGAGATTTGtagccttttttaaaatatataaaaaaatactaatcagaagaaaaaaaaatttcccaaaacaagATAACATTTGACCCATGTAAGCAAAAACAGTGTTTATGTTGATTGTCTCCTCCAGATGTCCAGGTGCTGATTGGTCATCAGGAAGAACCTTCCTTTCAGCAAAAGGCAGTGAGCTCCAGTTTGGACTGGGATGATACACAGTGTCCTCTTGttaaagaggagaaggaggagcgaAAGACCCTTCGTGATGAAGAGGAAAAGGATCCAGAGCCAGCCTACgtaaaaaaggaagaagaggGATTTGACATCAGCAAATTGCCCCTGACTGGTGTCTCTATGGAGGATGAAGCCGATGATGATGAAACACTCAAGCGTCGCGGTCAGAGTCCGAGTGGTAACCACTGCGGAGGCGTAACGCCGGACAACTTGTTAGCTCCACTGTCAGACAGTGACGACGACATGGAAGAACAAACAGCGGGTGCGGTGCCACCCATGCGTCGACGCAAGTGTCGAGCTTACAGAGCCAAATCCGGTGTCGATGCGCCTCTCGCTTTAAGTAAAAGCCCAGTGTCCGATACAACTGCTGCTTTCCACATCGCTGAGACGCCCCGCGAAAAGACTCAAAAATCTTTGGAAGCGCAGTTCTTCCCTCCGAGCCATTGTGACATGGactctgaaagaaaaagaaaggtttCTGCTGTTTGGGACCATTTTGATCTTGTATCCTCAattaaggtatttttttttaaatctatctatctttgAAGATCTAAACTTCCCTG
Proteins encoded in this window:
- the LOC133499824 gene encoding uncharacterized protein LOC133499824 isoform X2, which translates into the protein MYPKFQTLVSGKQKRISQMSHLKRRDSVLDGAAALRSCVAMETSAPSPKKTAAKKKKAEVRVDSRQHKDSVTATRTMASFEANMRRGKQLETDGGNGIVLYSKGSFLGAILYPCRMAAVRYQGHGCRKTTIEDAKHES
- the LOC133499824 gene encoding gastrula zinc finger protein XlCGF57.1-like isoform X1; its protein translation is MYPKFQTLVSGKQKRISQMSHLKRRDSVLDGAAALRSCVAMETSAPSPKKTAAKKKKAEVRVDSRQHKDSVTATRTMASFEANMRRGKQLETDGGNGIVLYSKDLQDVTAHQEENPSQPPWPSSILELEDAMIPQHPHIKEEETVFDVSKLPKTGVSVKNEDDHEEPHKFSQLHQHSSCGGDHCGGPPPDKVLAPLSDSDDMEEALRSDTDCEGYHNPLKSSEKKTTLGNKETSQIRKQHVTCSVCGKIYITNHMIRHVRTDTGENSFICSLCGKTFTVKSNLVSHMRTHIGEKPLCCSTCGKKFTLNPNMVKHRKTHTGENHFHCSVCDNTFSHKSYTVSHTRTHTGEKPFCCSKCGKTVTLKSDMVKHMRTHTGEKPYHCPLCEKTFSQTSHVVTHMKIHTGEKTFCCSICGKTFTQKRLMAAHGRTHTGEKPFSCLVCGRSFSQKPNMVAHMRIHTGEKPFSCSVCDKTFSQKQNLVSHTRIHKGERPFSCSVCGKTFSLKQNRETHMRTHTGEKPFSCSLCAKTFSQKVGMIAHMRAHTGEKAFSCSVCGLSFSLKHNLVTHMRTHTGEKPFICSVCGESYAHRTSLTVHMRTHNNREKNIISSLPTISRHVKSTSYSLNQISPPKEQISMSSNVRIPP
- the LOC133499826 gene encoding uncharacterized protein LOC133499826, yielding MLRELVRERLIAAADEIFRLFERTIVSYEEQLSRAREETERHRRLLEGDCNNQIVMRNQDVQVLIGHQEEPSFQQKAVSSSLDWDDTQCPLVKEEKEERKTLRDEEEKDPEPAYVKKEEEGFDISKLPLTGVSMEDEADDDETLKRRGQSPSGNHCGGVTPDNLLAPLSDSDDDMEEQTAGAVPPMRRRKCRAYRAKSGVDAPLALSKSPVSDTTAAFHIAETPREKTQKSLEAQFFPPSHCDMDSERKRKVSAVWDHFDLVSSIKVKCRICSTELSYINKSTSSMLRHYRARHEQEEVTITPRITTASRKHALDQAVLNFIIKESQPLSIVESDAFRELLQALEPSYVLPTRKVCIENIQT